GACTGGAACTTATACTTTGCTTTAAACCGACTAACTGCTGGTCTAAATTGACTATTATAGGATTTTTTTCATCTGCACTTTTTAGAAGTCTTTTTCTTTCGAGGACTAATTCATTATAGCGAGCCGTTGTGTTAGCTATACTACCATCGGAAAGACCTACGTTGGAAGGAAGGACTTCAAATCCGTTTTCTTCTGATAAATAACTGTTCATGCTGGAAGCTATATTCAATTGGGTACGTGCGTTTTCCAACTCCTGTCTATTGGAGGCACTTACATTTAAGGCGATATTGGATTCATTTGCAATATCTGTCACTCCTTTTTCGGTTTTAAACTCTTGCGCACTTTGGTCTACAGATGTTAATTCTTTAGAAATTTCCCTTATCCTTTCATCAATAAAATTAGAAGTTCTATCAGCAATAATTTTCTTATCTTCTACAGCATTTGAATTATAAACTTCCACTAACTTATTTAAAATGTCCAAACCTTTTTGAGGTATAGGGTCGGTAAGAGATATGGTAATAATATTTGAAAGTTCATCTGTAGCACCAATTGCTACTTTCTGCTGATAAGATTCGGCAACCGAAACCACAGGTGTAATATTTATTCTGATTTTTTGTCCAATATAATCCTTTAGATAATCTAAGTTTGGCGTAATAACGATATCACCCAAAGGCGTTGATATATTTTCTCCGTAGGAGAAAATCTTAGAGGGACTATCCAAATCTAGACTGTAACCAAAAGAACTACTTGAAGAAAGCTTGCTGAAAAAGGTGAAATCTGAACTGTTAATGATTGAATCAGTAGCTATAAAGTTAATTTTGAATGGCCTTCTGTTATATATTTCCGAATTTTTTACATTGCCAAGAACAGTATATTTAACATTCAGTTGCAGGTCTTTGACAACTTGGATAAAATTAGATCGAGAATTTAATATCTCTATTTCATCCTCAATTTTATTTACACCTTCGCTCAAAAACTCTAAATCACTAAAAGCAGCCAATTCAGATGAAGAATTTTTTTCTTCTAGAATATGTAATTTTGCCTGAACGGCGAATTCAGGTGTCGTATACCTAAGATAGATCATTGCAATGAAAATCCCTATTCCACAGCAAAGTAGAAACCATTTCCAATGTCTGATATAGCCTTTTAATACTTCGGCTAAGTTCATATTAGAATTGATTAAGTCTTTTGATTCCATATATTAGAAAGAATTAGATCTGCAACCGTCAAAGGGAGTTTTGTGTGAACTAAAAGAAGTTTAATTACTACTGGTTATAATAAAAACCGATGAGGTTATTACAACTGATGCAATTGATACCCAAATTGATGCTCTTGTATCTAAGGAAGAGGAAGAGACCGCTGATTTATTAGGTTCAACATAAACCACATCATTTTGTGTAAGGTAGTAAACAGGAGAATTCAAGGATTCCTTTTTGGTTAAATCAATTCTAGTGTAAACTTTAGTTCCATTAAAATCTCTAATAACCAACACGTTATCTCTCATACCTTTTATTGTCAAATCATTTGCTAGACCCAATGCTTCTAAAACAGTTATTTGTTCACCATTTACTAAGTAAGTGCCTGGGCTTCTAACTTCACCTAGTATAGTTACAGTAAAGTTCTTCAAACGAAGATTTATTATAGGGTTTTTAAGATATGGTTCCAATTTTTCCTTTAATAATTCTTTGGTTTCCTCCGGAGACATTCCGACAATTCTGACATTTCCGATGACTGGAAAATCTATTTCGCCATTCTTGTCTATGATATAATCTATTTGTTCGGCTCTTATTCCACCCTCCTCAGAACCTTTAAGTAAATTAAAAGGAAGGCTCGCTTCAGGATCAAGGGTCGATACATGTACACTTATAACATCATCAATTTTAAATTTCTGAGTATGAGAATTATCACTTATTATAGTCTCGTAGTCTTGGGCATTTTGAAAGTAAACGATTTCCTTTTTACTAGTACATGAAAAGGTAATAATACACATTATGATAACTATGGAACTGAGACGTAGAGATTTTATTTTTTCTAGCATGTTATTCTATTTTGTTTCCTGCAAGAATAATGAAAAATTATGACTGAACAATCTTTAAATTGGGTTTACTTAGACCCTCAGTTTTATCTTCTTTTTTATCCAATTCGCACAAATCAGAGTTTTTAGATATATACTCCGGAACAATTTCTTTCATTAACTTGACTGTATTCCCGTTAAAAAACATATTTGTAATGCAAAGCTCATCAATTTTAGACCTTGTCTTTGCATAATCCAATTCTCGGACCTTGCTAATTTTTATTTTTTTATGGTAAGTGGGTAGTGTATTCTCACCATTTGCTAAGAGTTCCTCATATAATTTTTCCCCTGGGCGTAATCCGGTTATTTTAATATCAATATCTTCAGGATATCTTAAACCTGATAGTTTTATCATATTCCTTGCGAGATCATATATTTTAACGGATTCCCCCATATCAAATATAAAAATTTCACCACCCGTACCCATAGCGCCTGCTTCTAAAACTAATTGGGAGGCTTCAGGTATGGTCATAAAATATCGTGTAATGTCCTTGTGAGTCAGGGTTAAAGGACCTCCTTTTTCAATCTGTTTTCTAAAAAGAGGAATTACCGAACCGTTGGATCCCAGTACATTTCCAAATCGCGTGGTAATGAACCTGGTTTTATTTTCCTTTTGCATACAACCTATGTACATTTCGGCAATACGCTTACTAGCACCCATAACATTCGTTGGGTTCACAGCTTTGTCGGTAGAAACGAATACAAACTTATCAACACCATGTAAAACAGACAAATCCGCAACAGTTTTTGTGCCGGCTATATTGATTTTAATGGCTTCATATGAATTATATTCCATAAGGGGTACATGTTTATAAGCCGCTGCATGAAAGACCATGGTTGGCTTATATTCATCGAAAATGGCGTTTAGTCTATTTTTATCCCGTACATCACTAACCAACGGAATAAAATTGTGGAATCCATTCTGTTTCAATTCCTGTTGTAGGTCGTATAACGCAGATTCTGCTTGATCTACTATTATCAAGGATTTGTAATTATACGTACAAATTTGTCTTACGA
This sequence is a window from Maribacter aestuarii. Protein-coding genes within it:
- a CDS encoding GumC family protein, producing the protein MESKDLINSNMNLAEVLKGYIRHWKWFLLCCGIGIFIAMIYLRYTTPEFAVQAKLHILEEKNSSSELAAFSDLEFLSEGVNKIEDEIEILNSRSNFIQVVKDLQLNVKYTVLGNVKNSEIYNRRPFKINFIATDSIINSSDFTFFSKLSSSSSFGYSLDLDSPSKIFSYGENISTPLGDIVITPNLDYLKDYIGQKIRINITPVVSVAESYQQKVAIGATDELSNIITISLTDPIPQKGLDILNKLVEVYNSNAVEDKKIIADRTSNFIDERIREISKELTSVDQSAQEFKTEKGVTDIANESNIALNVSASNRQELENARTQLNIASSMNSYLSEENGFEVLPSNVGLSDGSIANTTARYNELVLERKRLLKSADEKNPIIVNLDQQLVGLKQSISSSLSGMERNLGLQVNNLSGQLSRINSKIYSAPKNSRELRDIERQQQTTESLFLYLLQKREESQITMASSSPKSKIIDYAYLIQQGPVKPKKTIVYLASLILGLLVPFSIIYVNQLLDNKINNKNELENLVKGINVIGEIPSVGRKDDLLVKKDDRSVLSESMRILRTNLDYIIKSKKNGRNNIIFVTSTVPGEGKTFISSNLAMILASTEKKVLLIGADIRNPKLHNFFAGKNVDKLKVSKKTGDEGLTEYLFNHSLSSQDIIKSLLVHTSTIDIIYSGKVPPNPSELLMGDRMKQLFEETSQHYDYVIVDTAPLMVVTDTLLLTEYADQILYVTRAGNTEKKVIEFPMKLKEEGKLPGLSFIVNDVKESNLGYGGKYGYHYGKGTTKWWKF
- a CDS encoding polysaccharide biosynthesis/export family protein, whose protein sequence is MLEKIKSLRLSSIVIIMCIITFSCTSKKEIVYFQNAQDYETIISDNSHTQKFKIDDVISVHVSTLDPEASLPFNLLKGSEEGGIRAEQIDYIIDKNGEIDFPVIGNVRIVGMSPEETKELLKEKLEPYLKNPIINLRLKNFTVTILGEVRSPGTYLVNGEQITVLEALGLANDLTIKGMRDNVLVIRDFNGTKVYTRIDLTKKESLNSPVYYLTQNDVVYVEPNKSAVSSSSLDTRASIWVSIASVVITSSVFIITSSN
- a CDS encoding polysaccharide biosynthesis protein, producing MIQDYFTFNAQRYASKWLVLGIDIAIVSLSFVLSYLIRFNLTLDFEVEKLILQLPIIMIASALAFIIVGSYKGVVRHTGVRDVYNIFNAICLSSILIIFLVLANRQFGMFYNFTIPLSIIIINSLISFVTLTASRYVFKAMFHQMSGEARAMKNVLIYGAGDSGILTYNAITNHIRSNARVIGYIDNDNKKVGKNINGVPVFNKSILNEHFILKNNVSEIIFSIQNIDSKHLRTLVEGLVDFPVSVKIVPPIEDWINGELKVSQIKQVQIEDLLDRAPIQIKNSKIASELLNKSILVTGGAGSIGSEIVRQICTYNYKSLIIVDQAESALYDLQQELKQNGFHNFIPLVSDVRDKNRLNAIFDEYKPTMVFHAAAYKHVPLMEYNSYEAIKINIAGTKTVADLSVLHGVDKFVFVSTDKAVNPTNVMGASKRIAEMYIGCMQKENKTRFITTRFGNVLGSNGSVIPLFRKQIEKGGPLTLTHKDITRYFMTIPEASQLVLEAGAMGTGGEIFIFDMGESVKIYDLARNMIKLSGLRYPEDIDIKITGLRPGEKLYEELLANGENTLPTYHKKIKISKVRELDYAKTRSKIDELCITNMFFNGNTVKLMKEIVPEYISKNSDLCELDKKEDKTEGLSKPNLKIVQS